A genomic window from Hyla sarda isolate aHylSar1 chromosome 8, aHylSar1.hap1, whole genome shotgun sequence includes:
- the LOC130285263 gene encoding uncharacterized protein LOC130285263, producing MNTPITTTSLSFYLFHLCQCSPSSTCHLYQSSPFSPHLYQSSPFSPHLYQSSPFSPHLYQSSPFSPHLYQSSPFSPHLYQSSPFPPHLYQSSPFSPHLYQSSPFSPHLYQSSPFSPHLYQSSPFSPHLYQSSSFSPHLYQSSPFSPHLYQSSPFSPHLYQSSPFSPHLYQSSPFSPHLYQSSPFSPHLYQSSPFPPHLYQSSPFSPHLYQSSPFSPHLYQSSPFSPHLYQSSPFSPHLYQSSPFSPHLYQSSPFSPHLYQSSSFSHHLYQSSSFSPHLYQSSSFSPHLYQSSPFSPHLYQSSSFSPHLYQSSPFSPHLYQSSSFSPHLYQSSPFSPHLYQSSSFSPHLYQSSPFSPHLHQSSSFSPHLYQSSPFSPSPVPVFILLPSPVSVFSLLPSPVPVFTLFPSPVPVFTLLPSPVTVFSHLPSPVPVFILLPSPVPVFSLLPSPVPVFILLPSPVPVFSLLPSPVPVFSLLPSPVPVFILLPSPVPVFILLPSPVPVFSFSPHLYQSSPFSPHLYSIHPSPLTCTSLLPSPLTFTSLHPSPLTCTSLLPSPLTCTSLLPSPLTCTSLHLSPLTCTSLLFLPSPVPVFSLLPSPVPVFSLLPSPVTVFTFPPSPVPLFFHVPSSVPVFILLPSPVSVFTLLPSPVPVFSFSPHLYQSSPFSPHLYQSSPFSPHL from the coding sequence ATGAACACCCCCATAACTACCACCAGCCTCTCCTTTTATCTCTTTCACTTGTGCCAGTGTTCACCTTCTTCTACGTGTCACCTGTACCAGTCTTCTCCCTTCTCCCCTCACCTGTACCAGTCTTCACCCTTCTCCCCTCACCTGTACCAGTCTTCACCCTTCTCCCCTCACCTGTACCAGTCTTCTCCCTTCTCCCCTCACCTGTACCAGTCTTCTCCCTTCTCTCCTCACCTGTACCAGTCTTCACCCTTCCCCCCTCACCTGTACCAGTCTTCTCCCTTCTCCCCTCACCTGTACCAGTCTTCTCCCTTCTCCCCTCACCTGTACCAGTCTTCTCCCTTCTCCCCTCACCTGTACCAGTCTTCTCCCTTCTCCCCTCACCTGTACCAGTCTTCATCCTTCTCCCCTCACCTGTACCAGTCTTCTCCCTTCTCCCCTCACCTGTACCAGTCTTCACCCTTCTCCCCTCACCTGTACCAGTCTTCACCCTTCTCCCCTCACCTGTACCAGTCTTCTCCCTTCTCCCCTCACCTGTACCAGTCTTCTCCCTTCTCTCCTCACCTGTACCAGTCTTCACCCTTCCCCCCTCACCTGTACCAGTCTTCTCCCTTCTCCCCTCACCTGTACCAGTCTTCTCCCTTCTCCCCTCACCTGTACCAGTCTTCTCCCTTCTCCCCTCACCTGTACCAGTCTTCTCCCTTCTCCCCTCACCTGTACCAGTCTTCACCCTTCTCCCCTCACCTGTACCAGTCTTCACCTTTCTCCCCTCACCTGTACCAGTCTTCATCCTTCTCCCATCACCTGTACCAGTCTTCATCCTTCTCCCCTCACCTGTACCAGTCTTCATCCTTCTCCCCTCACCTGTACCAGTCTTCTCCCTTCTCCCCTCACCTGTACCAGTCTTCATCCTTCTCCCCTCACCTGTACCAGTCTTCACCCTTCTCCCCTCACCTGTACCAGTCTTCATCCTTCTCCCCTCACCTGTACCAGTCTTCACCCTTCTCCCCTCACCTGTACCAGTCTTCATCCTTCTCCCCTCACCTGTACCAGTCTTCACCCTTCTCCCCTCATCTGCACCAATCTTCATCCTTCTCCCCTCATCTGTACCAGTCTTCTCCCTTCTCCCCCTCACCTGTACCAGTCTTCATCCTTCTCCCCTCACCTGTATCAGTCTTCTCCCTTCTCCCCTCACCTGTACCAGTCTTCACCCTTTTCCCCTCACCTGTACCAGTCTTCACCCTTCTGCCCTCACCTGTAACAGTCTTCTCCCATCTCCCCTCACCTGTACCAGTCTTCATCCTTCTTCCCTCACCTGTACCAGTCTTCTCCCTTCTCCCCTCACCTGTACCAGTCTTCATCCTTCTCCCCTCACCTGTACCAGTCTTCTCCCTTCTCCCCTCACCTGTACCAGTCTTCTCCCTTCTCCCCTCACCTGTACCAGTCTTCATCCTTCTCCCCTCACCTGTACCAGTCTTCATCCTTCTCCCCTCACCTGTACCAGTCTTCTCTTTCTCCCCTCACCTGTACCAGTCTTCACCCTTCTCCCCTCACCTGTACAGTATTCATCCTTCTCCCCTCACCTGTACCAGTCTTCTCCCATCTCCCCTCACCTTTACCAGTCTTCACCCTTCTCCCCTCACCTGTACCAGTCTTCTCCCTTCTCCCCTCACCTGTACCAGTCTTCTCCCTTCTCCCCTCACCTGTACCAGTCTTCACCTTTCTCCCCTCACCTGTACCAGTCTTCTCTTTCTCCCCTCACCTGTACCAGTCTTCTCCCTTCTCCCCTCACCTGTACCAGTCTTCTCCCTTCTCCCCTCACCTGTAACAGTCTTCACCTTTCCCCCCTCACCTGTACCACTCTTCTTCCATGTCCCCTCATCTGTACCTGTCTTCATCCTTCTCCCCTCACCTGTATCAGTCTTCACCCTTCTCCCCTCACCTGTACCAGTCTTCTCTTTCTCCCCTCACCTGTACCAGTCTTCTCCCTTCTCCCCTCACCTGTACCAGTCTTCTCCCTTCTCCCCTCACCTGTAA